One window from the genome of Paraclostridium sordellii encodes:
- the pflA gene encoding pyruvate formate-lyase-activating protein, whose translation MIKGRVHSIETFGTVDGPGIRFILFMQGCPLRCKYCHNRDTWDVKGGTEYTVDEIITEINKYSSYMKFSGGGLTVSGGEATLQPEFLKELFKKAKENNIHTCLDTSGFVDIDTIDPILDYTDLVLLDLKHMVPDKCKDLVGVSIEKTLKLAKHLSDRNIPVWIRHVLVPGVTDDRENLELMGKFISTLNNVDRVEILPYHTLGVHKWENMGFEYELKGVPDATKEDVQKAAEVLAEFGVNVHNK comes from the coding sequence ATGATAAAAGGTAGAGTTCATTCAATAGAAACATTTGGTACTGTAGATGGTCCTGGAATAAGATTCATATTATTTATGCAAGGGTGTCCTTTAAGATGTAAATATTGTCATAATAGAGACACTTGGGATGTAAAAGGTGGTACTGAATATACAGTAGATGAAATTATAACAGAAATTAATAAATACTCTTCTTATATGAAGTTCTCTGGTGGCGGTTTAACTGTTTCAGGAGGAGAAGCTACTCTTCAACCAGAATTTTTAAAGGAATTATTTAAAAAGGCTAAAGAAAATAATATTCATACATGTTTAGATACATCTGGTTTCGTAGATATAGATACTATAGATCCTATACTTGATTACACTGATTTAGTATTACTTGATCTAAAACATATGGTTCCTGATAAATGTAAAGATTTAGTTGGTGTTAGTATAGAAAAAACGTTAAAACTTGCAAAACACTTAAGTGATAGAAATATACCTGTTTGGATAAGACACGTTCTTGTTCCAGGAGTTACAGATGATAGAGAAAATCTTGAACTTATGGGCAAATTTATATCAACTTTAAATAATGTTGATAGAGTTGAAATCCTACCTTATCATACTTTAGGCGTTCACAAGTGGGAAAATATGGGATTTGAATATGAATTAAAAGGTGTACCTGATGCTACAAAAGAAGATGTTCAAAAAGCAGCTGAAGTTCTAGCTGAATTTGGAGTTAACGTACACAATAAATAA
- the thiI gene encoding tRNA uracil 4-sulfurtransferase ThiI → MYNIAIVKYGEIGVKGKNRYIFENKLIKNIKSMLSPLGKFNVYKEYGRIYVDLGEFAEDYEEVLEEIKKVFGVVGVCPGIRADKDYDKLKELALKLLDEKIEEGSKSFKVTSRRGDKSLPLTSQEMSKDIAGFLVFNVKDRIKVDVRNPETTIHCEYRQNHVMVYSDTVPGYGGLPVGTNGRAMSLLSGGIDSPVASWMVAKRGVEIEAIHFHSYPFTSEKSQEKVRDLAQILAKYCGKVRLHKVNILEIQKAIGVSCKEEEMTIISRRFMMKIAQRVGEMRFCDALVTGESIGQVASQTIQGLTCTNAAITLPVFRPLIAMDKSEIIDIAQKIGTFETSVIPEEDCCTVFSPKSPVTKPKLDRIERSESVLDVEKLIQDAIDNMEVEVFEF, encoded by the coding sequence TTGTATAATATAGCAATAGTAAAGTACGGAGAAATAGGAGTAAAAGGAAAAAATAGATATATATTTGAAAATAAGCTTATAAAAAATATAAAAAGCATGCTTTCTCCTTTAGGAAAGTTTAACGTATATAAAGAATATGGAAGAATATATGTTGATTTAGGCGAATTTGCTGAAGATTATGAAGAAGTATTAGAAGAAATCAAAAAAGTTTTCGGTGTAGTTGGAGTTTGTCCAGGAATAAGAGCTGACAAAGATTATGATAAATTAAAGGAGTTAGCTTTAAAATTACTAGACGAGAAAATAGAAGAAGGGTCAAAATCATTTAAGGTCACTTCTAGAAGAGGAGACAAAAGTCTTCCTTTAACTTCTCAAGAAATGAGTAAAGATATAGCTGGTTTTTTAGTTTTTAATGTAAAAGATAGAATAAAAGTTGATGTAAGAAATCCTGAAACAACTATACATTGTGAATATAGACAAAATCATGTTATGGTTTATAGTGACACTGTACCAGGTTATGGAGGACTTCCAGTTGGAACTAATGGAAGAGCTATGTCTTTATTATCAGGAGGTATAGATAGTCCTGTTGCATCTTGGATGGTTGCAAAAAGAGGAGTAGAGATAGAGGCTATACATTTCCACAGTTATCCATTTACAAGTGAAAAATCACAAGAGAAGGTAAGAGATTTAGCTCAGATCTTAGCTAAATATTGTGGAAAGGTTAGACTTCATAAGGTTAATATATTAGAAATTCAAAAAGCTATAGGTGTTTCTTGTAAAGAAGAAGAGATGACTATAATATCTAGAAGATTCATGATGAAGATAGCTCAAAGAGTAGGAGAAATGAGATTTTGTGATGCTTTAGTAACAGGAGAGAGTATAGGTCAGGTTGCATCTCAAACAATACAAGGATTAACATGTACTAATGCTGCTATTACTTTACCTGTATTTAGACCTCTTATAGCTATGGATAAATCAGAGATAATAGATATAGCTCAGAAAATAGGGACATTTGAAACGTCTGTAATACCAGAAGAAGATTGTTGTACAGTATTCTCTCCAAAGAGTCCTGTTACAAAACCTAAATTAGATAGAATAGAAAGATCAGAGTCTGTATTAGATGTAGAAAAATTAATACAAGATGCTATAGATAATATGGAAGTAGAAGTATTTGAATTTTAA
- a CDS encoding cysteine desulfurase family protein, producing the protein MEIYLDNSATTKPYKEVVDKMVYALTIDYANPSAVHKKGVEVEKNIKKIRQEIARSIGCKDKEIIFTSGGTESNNTIIRSVASLNKKRKNHIITTNIEHPSVLRTMEDLEEQGFEVTYLKVNDKGVVDINDVKSAIKDNTILVSMMHVNNEVGSIQPIKEVGKYLSTLNEKVYLHVDAVQSFAKINFKPSRYNIDFMSVSGHKLHGPKGIGFMYIKDINRVKPMLTGGGQESGLRSGTENVAGIYGLGEAINIIMEDLNSKIEKMSNLRNLLKDYIVENIDDIKVNSPEDGVCHILNISFRGVRGEVLLHHLAQQGIFVSTGSACSSKKKGSHVLNAMGLNAEEIDGAIRFSLSDMTTEKEIKEACEIIKKSVEELRIIIKRR; encoded by the coding sequence ATGGAGATATATTTAGATAATAGTGCCACAACTAAGCCTTATAAAGAAGTTGTAGACAAGATGGTATATGCACTTACTATAGATTATGCAAACCCGTCAGCTGTTCATAAAAAAGGTGTCGAAGTAGAAAAAAATATAAAAAAAATAAGACAAGAAATAGCTAGAAGTATAGGATGTAAGGATAAAGAAATAATATTTACATCTGGAGGAACAGAATCAAACAATACCATAATAAGAAGTGTTGCTAGCCTTAATAAGAAAAGAAAAAATCACATAATAACTACGAATATAGAGCATCCATCAGTATTAAGAACAATGGAAGATCTAGAAGAACAAGGTTTTGAAGTTACTTATTTAAAAGTAAATGATAAAGGTGTAGTAGATATAAATGATGTGAAAAGCGCTATAAAGGATAATACTATACTAGTAAGTATGATGCATGTTAATAATGAAGTTGGAAGTATACAACCAATTAAAGAAGTTGGAAAATACTTATCTACTTTAAATGAAAAAGTATATTTGCATGTAGATGCAGTTCAATCTTTTGCTAAAATTAATTTTAAACCGTCTAGATACAATATAGATTTTATGAGTGTAAGCGGACATAAATTACATGGACCAAAAGGTATAGGATTTATGTATATAAAGGATATAAATAGAGTGAAGCCTATGCTTACAGGTGGAGGACAAGAATCTGGGCTTAGATCTGGAACAGAAAATGTAGCTGGAATATATGGATTAGGAGAAGCTATTAATATAATAATGGAAGATCTAAATTCAAAGATAGAAAAAATGAGCAATTTAAGAAATTTATTAAAAGATTATATAGTAGAAAATATTGATGATATAAAGGTAAATTCCCCAGAAGATGGAGTATGTCATATACTTAATATATCTTTTAGAGGTGTAAGAGGAGAGGTGTTATTACATCACTTAGCTCAACAAGGAATTTTTGTATCTACTGGATCTGCATGTTCTTCTAAAAAGAAAGGTAGCCATGTATTAAATGCAATGGGATTAAATGCAGAGGAAATTGATGGAGCAATAAGATTTAGTTTATCAGATATGACAACAGAGAAAGAAATAAAAGAAGCTTGTGAAATAATAAAAAAATCAGTTGAAGAACTTAGAATAATAATAAAAAGAAGATAA
- a CDS encoding asparaginase translates to MHNKKKVAIVFTGGTISMTVDEKIGAAIPSLSGEQIMSMVTNIDKVADIEVFNFDEIPGPHMTPEKMLNLRNYINDILSNDDISGVVVTHGTDSLEETAYFLDLTLDTPKPVIVTGAMRSSDELGYDGPSNLAAAVCTAISDEAYNKGVLVVLSNEVLLASEATKTNTLTLNTFKSLTCGPLGIIDCDKLVLSRDIVNRETIVVDKVESDVALIKSGAGMDESFIKFAADKGCKGIVIEAMGRGNIPPGMLKGVEYARSKDIPVIIATRCHSGRVFDSYGYLGSGRDLRNLGCIFAGDLPGQKARIKLIVALGKTNDSKELKDMFEKGIYY, encoded by the coding sequence ATGCATAATAAGAAAAAAGTAGCTATAGTGTTTACAGGCGGAACTATTTCCATGACTGTAGACGAAAAAATAGGGGCTGCTATACCATCTTTATCTGGGGAGCAAATAATGTCTATGGTAACTAATATAGATAAAGTTGCTGATATAGAGGTATTCAATTTCGATGAAATTCCAGGACCTCATATGACTCCAGAAAAAATGTTAAACTTAAGAAATTATATAAATGATATTCTTTCAAATGATGATATTTCAGGTGTTGTTGTTACACATGGTACTGATAGTTTAGAAGAAACAGCTTATTTCTTAGACCTAACATTAGATACTCCTAAGCCTGTTATCGTTACAGGTGCAATGAGAAGTAGTGATGAACTTGGTTATGACGGACCTAGCAATCTTGCAGCAGCTGTTTGTACGGCTATATCTGATGAAGCTTATAATAAAGGTGTTTTAGTTGTTTTAAGTAATGAAGTTTTATTAGCATCTGAAGCTACTAAAACTAACACTCTTACTTTAAATACATTTAAATCTTTAACATGTGGTCCTTTAGGAATAATAGACTGCGATAAACTTGTATTATCTAGAGATATAGTAAATAGAGAAACTATAGTTGTTGATAAAGTCGAATCTGATGTTGCTCTTATAAAATCAGGTGCAGGAATGGATGAATCTTTTATAAAATTTGCAGCAGATAAGGGTTGCAAAGGTATAGTTATTGAAGCCATGGGTAGAGGTAATATACCTCCTGGTATGCTTAAAGGTGTTGAGTATGCTAGAAGTAAAGATATACCAGTTATTATTGCAACTAGATGCCACTCAGGTAGAGTATTTGATAGTTATGGTTACTTAGGGTCTGGTAGAGACTTAAGAAACTTAGGCTGTATATTTGCAGGTGATTTACCAGGTCAAAAAGCTAGAATAAAATTAATAGTTGCATTAGGAAAAACCAATGACTCAAAAGAATTAAAAGATATGTTTGAAAAAGGTATCTATTATTAA